A part of Brachybacterium faecium DSM 4810 genomic DNA contains:
- a CDS encoding uncharacterized conserved protein (PFAM: BioY family): MSAIAVPARRPVLADALAPHRTRLQDAGLVLAGTGVVALLAQITVPLPLVPITGQTLGVILVGAALGSRRGAAALLTYLLVGLAGAPVFAGFAGGPASMLSPSFGFILGFVPAAFVAGWFAERAWDRRPLLSMAGFVAASAVPFLLGVPYLAMILNAVMGAELGLGGVLAAGLWPFIPGGLVKAALAAVLIPAAWRGVRALDERD, translated from the coding sequence ATGTCCGCGATCGCCGTCCCGGCTCGCCGCCCTGTCCTGGCCGACGCCCTGGCCCCCCATCGCACCCGTCTGCAGGATGCCGGCCTCGTGCTCGCCGGCACCGGGGTCGTCGCGCTGCTGGCGCAGATCACCGTCCCGCTGCCGCTCGTGCCGATCACCGGGCAGACCCTCGGCGTGATCCTCGTCGGTGCCGCCCTCGGCTCGCGCCGCGGCGCGGCGGCGCTGCTGACCTACCTGCTGGTGGGCCTCGCCGGTGCGCCCGTGTTCGCCGGGTTCGCGGGCGGGCCCGCCTCGATGCTGTCTCCGAGCTTCGGCTTCATCCTGGGCTTCGTGCCGGCCGCATTCGTCGCCGGGTGGTTCGCCGAGCGCGCCTGGGACCGTCGCCCGCTGCTGTCCATGGCCGGCTTCGTCGCCGCCAGCGCGGTGCCGTTCCTGCTGGGCGTGCCCTACCTCGCGATGATCCTCAACGCCGTGATGGGCGCGGAGCTCGGCCTGGGCGGCGTGCTGGCCGCGGGCCTGTGGCCGTTCATCCCGGGCGGCCTGGTCAAGGCCGCGCTCGCCGCGGTGCTGATCCCCGCCGCCTGGCGCGGGGTGCGCGCCCTCGACGAGCGCGACTGA
- a CDS encoding uncharacterized conserved protein (PFAM: DUF218 domain), whose product MLGAMVTTAFWWTIYLLVFRRDRRRVRNGALLLIALYSSISLMARLVSTTLPLGDLLVLAAAGLALLGVVALGVFLIANGLTMVRKEGRSLGNLLSGIAGLALLAAPIVSLALARTLTPAGLGIGALLALIALHVGIAFLVFLCASVPYQLFPKQLSTTGIIVHGSGLIRGQVTKLLRGRLDRAVAERERLLRLGIDPLLVPSGGRGEDEPRSEGSAMAEYLQEEAGIPAERIHAETASRTTEENLTLSHRILDEAGHHGPYVVSTSRYHAFRAALLARGLGYDDEAIGGPTAFYYVPSATLREFIAVMSYRKVWNAVLLLPSLGLVALLVRAAMLSS is encoded by the coding sequence GATCGCCGTCGGGTCCGCAACGGCGCGCTGCTGCTGATCGCGCTGTACTCGAGCATCTCGCTGATGGCACGGCTGGTCTCCACCACGCTGCCGCTCGGGGACCTGCTGGTGCTGGCAGCCGCGGGTCTGGCCCTGCTCGGCGTCGTCGCGCTGGGCGTCTTCCTCATCGCCAACGGCCTGACGATGGTGCGCAAGGAGGGCCGGTCGCTGGGCAACCTGCTCTCGGGGATCGCGGGCCTCGCCCTGCTCGCCGCCCCGATCGTCTCGCTGGCGCTCGCGCGGACGCTGACCCCGGCGGGCCTCGGGATCGGCGCCCTGCTGGCGCTGATCGCCCTGCACGTCGGCATCGCCTTCCTCGTGTTCCTGTGCGCGTCGGTGCCCTATCAGCTGTTCCCGAAGCAGCTGAGCACCACCGGGATCATCGTGCACGGCTCGGGCCTGATCCGCGGACAGGTCACGAAGCTCCTGCGGGGCCGCCTCGACCGTGCCGTCGCCGAGCGGGAGCGCCTGCTGCGCCTCGGGATCGACCCCCTGCTGGTGCCCTCGGGCGGCAGGGGCGAGGACGAGCCCCGCAGCGAGGGCTCCGCGATGGCCGAATACCTGCAGGAGGAGGCGGGGATCCCTGCCGAGAGGATCCATGCCGAGACAGCGTCCCGCACCACCGAGGAGAACCTGACCCTCTCCCACCGGATCCTCGACGAGGCCGGCCATCACGGGCCCTACGTCGTCTCGACCAGCCGATACCACGCCTTCCGCGCCGCGCTTCTGGCCCGCGGCCTCGGCTACGACGACGAGGCGATCGGCGGTCCGACGGCCTTCTACTACGTGCCCAGCGCGACGCTGCGCGAGTTCATCGCGGTGATGTCCTACCGGAAGGTGTGGAACGCGGTGCTGCTCCTCCCATCGCTCGGCCTCGTCGCCCTCCTGGTCCGGGCCGCGATGCTGAGCAGCTGA